In Amyelois transitella isolate CPQ chromosome 3, ilAmyTran1.1, whole genome shotgun sequence, a single genomic region encodes these proteins:
- the LOC106135449 gene encoding regulator of microtubule dynamics protein 1-like isoform X1 — protein sequence MLNKLRLSLRLFQSIIACRQSYPQSYRILSQFRIIQRKTFMLSALAFLWPAKKLSEQSVEKKANQIQSIVETSDNLFDNGHFEECYQILKSSSEKDIEIYWRICRVMYNMSKEVKYDVEYRKLLVMDAYKLISEHLQDNYDRYEVHKWYALLLDAKSAYEGTKERIKQLENVRKHMDLAVTLNPTDATTLHMLGEWCFQVTELPWHQRKIAEVLFASPPYSTYEDALEYFMRAETAQPRFYSLNLLRLGTCYLKLNKEDQAKYYLKLAASYPAKSNDDHRANKEASELLKKIK from the exons atgttaaataaattaagattatCATTAAGGCTGTTTCAGTCAATCATCGCTTGTCGACAATCATACCCACAAAGTTACAGAATACTTTCACAG tttcgGATAATTCAAAGAAAAACTTTCATGCTATCAGCATTAGCATTTCTATGGCCagcaaaaaaattgagtgaGCAATCTGTAGAAAAGAAGGCCAACCAGATTCAAAGTATTGTTGAGACTtctgataatttatttgacaatgGTCATTTTGAAGAATGCTACCAGATACTTAAATCTTCCAGT gaaAAAGACATAGAAATTTATTGGCGTATATGTCGTGTCATGTATAACATGTCAAAAGAAGTTAAATATGATGTGGAATACCGGAAACTCCTTGTAATGGatgcttataaattaatttctgaaCATCTTCAAGATAACTATGATCGTTATGAAGTACACAAGTGGTATGCTTTACTGTTAGATGCAAAAAGCGCCTATGAGGGCACCAAAGAAAGAATAAAGCAATTGGAAAATGTACGCAAACACATGGAT ctGGCTGTCACCTTAAATCCAACTGATGCGACCACATTACACATGCTGGGCGAATGGTGTTTCCAAGTTACAGAACTACCTTGGCATCAAAGAAAAATTGCAGAAGTTTTATTTGCATCTCCTCCATACTCAACATATGAGGATGCTCTTGAGTACTTTATGAGAGCAGAAACTGCTCAACCTAGATTTtacagtttaaatttattgagaCTTGGGACATGCTATTTGAAACTTAATAAAGAAGATCaagcaaaatattatttaaaattagcaGCAAGCTATCCAGCGAAGTCTAATGATGACCATCGTGCCAATAAAGAAGCTAGTGAGCtgctgaaaaaaataaaatga
- the LOC106135449 gene encoding regulator of microtubule dynamics protein 1-like isoform X2, with protein MLSALAFLWPAKKLSEQSVEKKANQIQSIVETSDNLFDNGHFEECYQILKSSSEKDIEIYWRICRVMYNMSKEVKYDVEYRKLLVMDAYKLISEHLQDNYDRYEVHKWYALLLDAKSAYEGTKERIKQLENVRKHMDLAVTLNPTDATTLHMLGEWCFQVTELPWHQRKIAEVLFASPPYSTYEDALEYFMRAETAQPRFYSLNLLRLGTCYLKLNKEDQAKYYLKLAASYPAKSNDDHRANKEASELLKKIK; from the exons ATGCTATCAGCATTAGCATTTCTATGGCCagcaaaaaaattgagtgaGCAATCTGTAGAAAAGAAGGCCAACCAGATTCAAAGTATTGTTGAGACTtctgataatttatttgacaatgGTCATTTTGAAGAATGCTACCAGATACTTAAATCTTCCAGT gaaAAAGACATAGAAATTTATTGGCGTATATGTCGTGTCATGTATAACATGTCAAAAGAAGTTAAATATGATGTGGAATACCGGAAACTCCTTGTAATGGatgcttataaattaatttctgaaCATCTTCAAGATAACTATGATCGTTATGAAGTACACAAGTGGTATGCTTTACTGTTAGATGCAAAAAGCGCCTATGAGGGCACCAAAGAAAGAATAAAGCAATTGGAAAATGTACGCAAACACATGGAT ctGGCTGTCACCTTAAATCCAACTGATGCGACCACATTACACATGCTGGGCGAATGGTGTTTCCAAGTTACAGAACTACCTTGGCATCAAAGAAAAATTGCAGAAGTTTTATTTGCATCTCCTCCATACTCAACATATGAGGATGCTCTTGAGTACTTTATGAGAGCAGAAACTGCTCAACCTAGATTTtacagtttaaatttattgagaCTTGGGACATGCTATTTGAAACTTAATAAAGAAGATCaagcaaaatattatttaaaattagcaGCAAGCTATCCAGCGAAGTCTAATGATGACCATCGTGCCAATAAAGAAGCTAGTGAGCtgctgaaaaaaataaaatga
- the LOC106135508 gene encoding uncharacterized protein LOC106135508 yields the protein MDLLKTEDQLSDEEIFIGKLSMKEIKRRVLWNKQRETFKQPEEKEVDRSLKIIETHSAPDILHADSKTIAVSPQLKALSNPLLSPLTSSNPECNRAVNDSFLKIEQMVTDLCISTEENTSVTLDNTFDVIDYILKHGAAQNYEKTCLKTNNCEQETQKHINCMVPEVTANNFDLPSTSKDNQKKGNILKTPTKTIKKNYNKKTDNLPTPPSNMRTPAFKTPGDPVSNRKTPHSSLKKPLTKSNIYKHVASPVASYINKCPVVPRLKEIRPSKPLLGHSSIPKLKSNLSKPNNKENVKLPAVAYKSAKKTEVIEIPDEEKLPKSQWAKEVTSSLPRPMVMKHDHREINLAKRMLLAKQENSFADLSLRQADVSVCTQKTAFSRPKKN from the exons atggatttattaaaaacagaaGACCAGCTTAGTGATGAGGAGATTTTTATTGGTAAACTAtcaatgaaagaaataaagagaCGTGTTTTGTGGAATAAGCAACGTGAAAC GTTCAAACAAccagaagaaaaagaagtagatagaagtttaaaaataattgaaactcATTCTGCACCAGATATATTACATGCAGATTCAAAGACAATTGCAGTATCTCCACAGCTTAAAGCTTTGTCAAATCCATTGTTATCTCCACTTACCTCTTCAAATCCAGAATGTAACAGAGCTGTCAATGACAGCTTCCTAAAAATAGAGCAAATGGTGACAGATTTGTGCATTTCAACAGAAGAAAATACCAGTGTAACTTTAGATAATACTTTTGATGTTATTGATTACATATTAAAACATGGTGCAGCTCagaattatgaaaaaacatgtcttaaaacaaataactgTGAACAAGAGACCCAAAAACATATTAATTGCATGGTGCCAGAAGTAACTGCTAATAATTTTGATCTACCTTCTACATCCAAGGACAACcagaaaaaaggaaatatattaaaaacaccaacaaaaactattaaaaaaaattataacaaaaagactgataattTACCTACACCACCATCAAATATGAGAACTCCTGCTTTTAAAACTCCTGGTGACCCAGTATCAAATAGAAAGACTCCTCACAGTTCACTTAAAAAGCCCTTGactaaatcaaatatttacaaacatgtGGCCAGTCCTGTTGCATCTTATATAAACAAATGTCCTGTTGTTCCCCGATTGAAGGAAATACGCCCGTCTAAGCCGCTGCTGGGACATTCTTCTATACCCAAATTGAAAAGTAATCTGAGCAAACCTAATAATaaggaaaatgtgaaattacCTGCTGTTGCTTACAAAAGTGCAAAGAAAACAGAAGTT aTTGAGATACCAGATGAAGAAAAATTGCCAAAAAGTCAATGGGCAAAGGAGGTAACATCATCTTTACCAAGACCAATGGTTATGAAACATGATCACAGGGAGATTAATTTGGCAAAGAGAATGTTACTAGCAAAACAAGAAAACAGCTTTGCTGATCTTTCATTAAGACAGGCTGATGTATCTGTATGTACTCAAAAAACAGCATTCAGTCGGCCAAAAAAGAACTAa
- the LOC106135509 gene encoding phospholipid scramblase 1 isoform X3: MTIPQGLSNCPPGLEYLSMIDRLLIHQKVELLEAFVGFETNNKYMIMNSVGQNVYYAVEDNDCCTRNCCGPNRPFDMKVYDNFQNEVIHLHRPLACDSCLCPCWLQSIEVTAPPGTVIGSIEQDWSICKPCFSVKNAAGDAVLRIKGPCCTFSMCGDVEFHVYSQDGETKVGKITKQWSGLVREAFTDADKFGISFPMDLDVKVKAVLLGACFLIDFMFFEKSGNTKRDRPGLL; this comes from the exons ATGACTATTCCGCAAGGTCTCAGCAACTGTCCTCCCGGTTTGGAATACTTGTCTATGATTGATCGCCTACTGATCCATCAAAAAGTCGAACTGCTAGAAGCGTTTGTGGGCTTCGAAACCAACAACAAGTACATGATCATGAACAGTGTGGGACAAAACGTTTACTACGCAGTGGAAGATAACGATTGCTGCACCAGAAACTGCTGCGGACCTAACCGACCTTTTGATATGAAAGTTTATGATAACTTTCAAAAtgag GTGATTCATCTTCATCGCCCCCTAGCCTGCGACAGCTGCCTGTGCCCCTGCTGGCTGCAGAGCATAGAAGTAACGGCCCCACCTGGCACAGTGATCGGCTCTATTGAGCAAGACTGGTCTATCTGCAAACCATGTTTCTCCGTTAAAAACGCCGCAGGGGATGCGGTACTGAGAATCAAAGGCCCATGTTGCACTTTCTCAATGTGTGGAGATGTAGAGTTTCAT GTATACTCCCAAGATGGCGAGACTAAGGTGGGGAAAATCACTAAGCAGTGGTCAGGCTTGGTACGCGAGGCTTTCACGGATGCCGACAAATTTGGCATTTCGTTTCCGATGGATCTGGACGTCAAAGTGAAGGCGGTGCTTCTCGGCGCCTGCTTTTTGATA GACTTCATGTTCTTCGAAAAATCAGGAAACACGAAGAGGGATCGACCGGGGCTTCTATAA
- the LOC106135509 gene encoding phospholipid scramblase 2 isoform X1, whose amino-acid sequence MSKSAPYAPNFPPSQGYAPPQEGAKEESYPLNPPGYPGPPPGPMPHVVQPGMQPGFQPGFQAGFQPGFAPGYPQPGFHAQPQGYPHPQQGYPAPVVHQPAAAPGGWMTIPQGLSNCPPGLEYLSMIDRLLIHQKVELLEAFVGFETNNKYMIMNSVGQNVYYAVEDNDCCTRNCCGPNRPFDMKVYDNFQNEVIHLHRPLACDSCLCPCWLQSIEVTAPPGTVIGSIEQDWSICKPCFSVKNAAGDAVLRIKGPCCTFSMCGDVEFHVYSQDGETKVGKITKQWSGLVREAFTDADKFGISFPMDLDVKVKAVLLGACFLIDFMFFEKSGNTKRDRPGLL is encoded by the exons ATGTCCAAATCAGCACCATATGCTCCAAACTTTCCACCAAGTCAAGGGTATGCTCCACCTCAAGAGGGTGCTAAGGAAGAGAGCTATCCATTAAATCCGCCTGGTTATCCTGGGCCTCCACCAGGTCCTATGCCGCATGTAGTTCAACCAGGCATGCAACCAGGATTCCAGCCGGGTTTCCAAGCAGGCTTTCAACCGGGATTTGCACCAGGCTACCCACAACCTGGTTTTCATGCACAACCACAGGGTTATCCACATCCACAACAAGGATATCCAGCTCCTGTTGTCCATCAGCCGGCAGCAGCTCCAG gtggTTGGATGACTATTCCGCAAGGTCTCAGCAACTGTCCTCCCGGTTTGGAATACTTGTCTATGATTGATCGCCTACTGATCCATCAAAAAGTCGAACTGCTAGAAGCGTTTGTGGGCTTCGAAACCAACAACAAGTACATGATCATGAACAGTGTGGGACAAAACGTTTACTACGCAGTGGAAGATAACGATTGCTGCACCAGAAACTGCTGCGGACCTAACCGACCTTTTGATATGAAAGTTTATGATAACTTTCAAAAtgag GTGATTCATCTTCATCGCCCCCTAGCCTGCGACAGCTGCCTGTGCCCCTGCTGGCTGCAGAGCATAGAAGTAACGGCCCCACCTGGCACAGTGATCGGCTCTATTGAGCAAGACTGGTCTATCTGCAAACCATGTTTCTCCGTTAAAAACGCCGCAGGGGATGCGGTACTGAGAATCAAAGGCCCATGTTGCACTTTCTCAATGTGTGGAGATGTAGAGTTTCAT GTATACTCCCAAGATGGCGAGACTAAGGTGGGGAAAATCACTAAGCAGTGGTCAGGCTTGGTACGCGAGGCTTTCACGGATGCCGACAAATTTGGCATTTCGTTTCCGATGGATCTGGACGTCAAAGTGAAGGCGGTGCTTCTCGGCGCCTGCTTTTTGATA GACTTCATGTTCTTCGAAAAATCAGGAAACACGAAGAGGGATCGACCGGGGCTTCTATAA
- the LOC106135509 gene encoding phospholipid scramblase 1 isoform X2, giving the protein MKKKGGWMTIPQGLSNCPPGLEYLSMIDRLLIHQKVELLEAFVGFETNNKYMIMNSVGQNVYYAVEDNDCCTRNCCGPNRPFDMKVYDNFQNEVIHLHRPLACDSCLCPCWLQSIEVTAPPGTVIGSIEQDWSICKPCFSVKNAAGDAVLRIKGPCCTFSMCGDVEFHVYSQDGETKVGKITKQWSGLVREAFTDADKFGISFPMDLDVKVKAVLLGACFLIDFMFFEKSGNTKRDRPGLL; this is encoded by the exons ATGAAGAAAAAAG gtggTTGGATGACTATTCCGCAAGGTCTCAGCAACTGTCCTCCCGGTTTGGAATACTTGTCTATGATTGATCGCCTACTGATCCATCAAAAAGTCGAACTGCTAGAAGCGTTTGTGGGCTTCGAAACCAACAACAAGTACATGATCATGAACAGTGTGGGACAAAACGTTTACTACGCAGTGGAAGATAACGATTGCTGCACCAGAAACTGCTGCGGACCTAACCGACCTTTTGATATGAAAGTTTATGATAACTTTCAAAAtgag GTGATTCATCTTCATCGCCCCCTAGCCTGCGACAGCTGCCTGTGCCCCTGCTGGCTGCAGAGCATAGAAGTAACGGCCCCACCTGGCACAGTGATCGGCTCTATTGAGCAAGACTGGTCTATCTGCAAACCATGTTTCTCCGTTAAAAACGCCGCAGGGGATGCGGTACTGAGAATCAAAGGCCCATGTTGCACTTTCTCAATGTGTGGAGATGTAGAGTTTCAT GTATACTCCCAAGATGGCGAGACTAAGGTGGGGAAAATCACTAAGCAGTGGTCAGGCTTGGTACGCGAGGCTTTCACGGATGCCGACAAATTTGGCATTTCGTTTCCGATGGATCTGGACGTCAAAGTGAAGGCGGTGCTTCTCGGCGCCTGCTTTTTGATA GACTTCATGTTCTTCGAAAAATCAGGAAACACGAAGAGGGATCGACCGGGGCTTCTATAA
- the LOC106135528 gene encoding ras-related protein Rap-2c translates to MREFKVVVLGSGGVGKSALTVQFVSGCFMEKYDPTIEDFYRKEIEVDNSPCVLEILDTAGTEQFASMRDLYIKNGQGFVVVYSLTNHQTFQDIKPMKELITRVKGSERVPILLVGNKADLDHQREVSAAEGAALAQMWGCPFVEASAKSRTNVNEMFAEIVREMNVSPEKEKKPYCCCTVL, encoded by the coding sequence ATGCGCGAATTCAAAGTGGTTGTCTTGGGTTCGGGTGGGGTCGGGAAGAGTGCTTTGACTGTGCAGTTTGTGTCTGGATGTTTCATGGAAAAATATGACCCCACAATAGAggatttttatagaaaagaaaTTGAAGTGGACAATTCACCATGTGTTTTAGAAATATTGGATACTGCAGGTACGGAGCAATTTGCTTCGATGCGGGATCTGTACATAAAAAACGGCCAAGGCTTCGTTGTAGTATATTCATTAACGAATCATCAGACGTTTCAAGACATCAAACCAATGAAGGAATTGATAACACGTGTAAAAGGTTCAGAGCGCGTACCCATCCTGCTAGTAGGCAACAAAGCGGACTTAGACCATCAACGTGAAGTGTCAGCGGCGGAGGGCGCGGCGCTGGCGCAGATGTGGGGCTGCCCGTTTGTTGAGGCCTCCGCTAAAAGCCGCACCAACGTCAACGAAATGTTTGCCGAAATTGTGCGCGAAATGAACGTTAGTCCTGAAAAGGAAAAGAAACCTTATTGTTGTTGTACAGTGCTTTAA